One genomic segment of Luteimonas galliterrae includes these proteins:
- a CDS encoding phosphatase PAP2 family protein, with amino-acid sequence MRGRRMGSRWEAGWCLRANHWGDRHGMRAYFAAISRLGDGVFWYALMGALIVFDGYDGLKASAHLAATGAIALSLYKLLKHWTKRPRPYASDVRIRAWVAPLDEFSFPSGHTLHAVAFTLVALAHYPTLAWLLIPFTASVAVSRVVLGLHYPSDVLAATGIGTALAGLSLWLVPGVSLFA; translated from the coding sequence ATGCGCGGCCGGCGCATGGGATCGCGCTGGGAAGCGGGCTGGTGCCTGCGCGCCAACCACTGGGGCGATCGTCATGGAATGCGCGCCTATTTCGCGGCGATCAGCCGCCTGGGCGACGGCGTGTTCTGGTATGCCTTGATGGGCGCATTGATCGTGTTCGACGGCTACGACGGACTGAAGGCCTCCGCGCACCTGGCCGCGACCGGCGCGATAGCGCTGAGCTTGTACAAGCTGCTCAAGCACTGGACCAAGCGTCCGCGACCGTACGCTTCGGATGTGCGCATCCGCGCTTGGGTGGCGCCGCTGGACGAGTTCAGCTTCCCGTCCGGCCACACCCTGCATGCCGTCGCTTTCACGCTGGTAGCGCTGGCGCATTACCCGACGCTGGCCTGGCTGCTAATCCCGTTCACCGCCAGCGTCGCCGTATCGCGCGTCGTGTTGGGCCTGCACTACCCGAGCGATGTGCTGGCTGCGACCGGCATCGGCACCGCGCTGGCGGGGCTGTCGTTGTGGCTGGTGCCGGGCGTGTCGTTGTTCGCTTAG
- a CDS encoding GNAT family N-acetyltransferase, with protein MSPRNRLPPWHEQLRLPNGREVLIRPIRPDDAGPLRAAFPLLQPDEVRQRFLFAMKELSEDQAERLTHPDPRTEFALVAAEPLPPGEALVGAVARASVAPGTRDAEFAILVSHYINGMGLGRQLMRRLVRWSKGKKLERLYGDVLEHNHPMLQLAQSLGFHRESANSPGLVRVVLDLR; from the coding sequence ATGAGCCCCCGCAACCGCCTGCCGCCGTGGCACGAGCAACTGCGCCTGCCCAACGGCCGGGAAGTGCTGATCCGGCCGATCCGGCCGGACGATGCCGGCCCGCTGCGCGCTGCTTTTCCCCTGCTGCAGCCGGATGAGGTCCGCCAGCGCTTCCTGTTCGCGATGAAGGAGCTCAGCGAGGACCAGGCCGAGCGGCTGACCCATCCCGACCCACGCACCGAATTCGCGCTGGTCGCGGCCGAGCCGCTGCCGCCCGGCGAAGCGCTGGTGGGCGCCGTCGCCCGCGCCTCGGTCGCGCCGGGCACGCGCGATGCGGAATTCGCGATCCTGGTCAGCCACTACATCAACGGCATGGGCCTGGGCCGGCAGCTGATGCGGCGCCTGGTGCGCTGGTCCAAGGGCAAGAAGCTCGAGCGCCTGTACGGCGATGTGCTGGAGCACAACCATCCGATGCTGCAGCTGGCGCAATCGTTGGGCTTCCATCGCGAATCGGCGAATTCGCCGGGGCTCGTGCGCGTAGTGCTCGATCTGCGCTGA
- a CDS encoding cation diffusion facilitator family transporter — MAGSGDSTRAILFALGANFAIACAKGVAAFFTGSSAMLAETVHSLADCGNQLLLLLGMRQAKRPPSPDYPLGYGKAIYFWSFLVAVMLFTVGGMFSLYEGIHKLQHPEELRQWWWAAGVLVFGIAAEAVSMRACLHEVDKARGGRSLWQWFRESRQAELVVIFGEDLAALLGLVFALAAVMTAVVTGNPIWDAVGTIAIGVLLIVVAVFVAIEVKAMLIGQSVDPARQAQMRKFLEDRPEVGRVISLITLQLGNDALVSVQAEMSEGQSARALTDQINQVERAFKAEFPEVLWSFFEPDVKTSV; from the coding sequence ATGGCCGGCAGCGGCGATTCCACCCGTGCGATCCTGTTCGCGCTCGGCGCCAACTTCGCGATCGCCTGCGCCAAGGGCGTGGCCGCGTTCTTCACCGGGTCCAGCGCGATGCTGGCCGAAACGGTCCACTCGTTGGCCGACTGCGGCAACCAGTTGCTGTTGCTGTTGGGCATGCGCCAGGCCAAGCGGCCGCCGTCGCCGGATTATCCGCTGGGCTACGGCAAGGCGATCTATTTCTGGTCGTTCCTGGTCGCGGTGATGCTGTTCACGGTGGGCGGCATGTTCTCGCTGTACGAGGGCATCCACAAGCTGCAGCATCCGGAAGAATTGCGGCAGTGGTGGTGGGCGGCCGGCGTGCTGGTGTTCGGCATCGCCGCCGAGGCGGTGTCGATGCGCGCCTGTCTGCACGAGGTCGACAAGGCTCGCGGCGGCCGCAGCCTGTGGCAGTGGTTCCGCGAAAGTCGCCAGGCCGAACTGGTGGTGATCTTCGGCGAGGACCTGGCCGCATTGCTTGGCCTGGTGTTCGCATTGGCCGCGGTGATGACGGCCGTGGTCACCGGCAATCCGATCTGGGACGCGGTGGGCACCATCGCGATCGGCGTGCTGCTGATCGTGGTCGCCGTGTTCGTGGCGATCGAGGTCAAGGCCATGCTGATCGGCCAGAGCGTGGATCCGGCGCGGCAGGCGCAGATGCGCAAGTTCCTGGAGGACCGGCCCGAAGTCGGCCGCGTGATCAGTCTCATCACCCTGCAACTGGGCAACGATGCGTTGGTGTCGGTGCAGGCCGAGATGAGCGAAGGGCAGAGCGCTCGCGCGTTGACGGATCAGATCAACCAAGTGGAGCGCGCCTTCAAGGCCGAGTTCCCGGAAGTGTTATGGAGTTTCTTCGAGCCAGACGTCAAGACTAGCGTTTGA
- the creB gene encoding two-component system response regulator CreB, translated as MTAAHSPTILLAEDETAIADAVMYALRSEGFAVEHCLLGGDVLPRVRAGGVDLLLLDVGLPDVSGFDVCRRLRDFSDLPVIFLTARNDEIDRVLGLELGADDYVAKPFSPRELAARVRARLRRHAAADAGWRRHGAFEIDAEGRRIRYAGRVLELTRYEYALLAELLRRPGAILSRAQLLDRAWDGDSDSADRTVDTHVKTLRAKLREAGAEPDPIRTHRGVGYSIEA; from the coding sequence ATGACCGCCGCCCATTCCCCGACGATACTCCTGGCCGAAGACGAGACCGCCATCGCCGATGCGGTGATGTATGCGCTGCGCAGCGAAGGCTTCGCGGTGGAGCACTGCCTGCTGGGCGGCGACGTGTTGCCGCGCGTGCGCGCCGGCGGCGTCGACCTGCTGCTGCTCGACGTGGGCCTGCCCGACGTGAGCGGCTTCGACGTATGCCGCCGGCTGCGCGATTTCAGCGACCTGCCGGTGATCTTCCTGACCGCACGCAACGACGAGATCGACCGCGTGCTGGGCCTGGAGCTGGGCGCCGACGATTACGTCGCCAAGCCCTTCTCGCCGCGCGAGCTCGCCGCGCGCGTCCGCGCGCGCCTGCGCCGGCATGCCGCGGCCGATGCGGGCTGGCGCAGGCACGGCGCCTTCGAGATCGATGCCGAAGGCCGCCGCATCCGCTACGCCGGCCGCGTGTTGGAACTGACCCGCTACGAATACGCGCTGCTGGCCGAACTGCTGCGCCGGCCCGGCGCGATCCTGAGCCGCGCGCAACTGCTCGACCGCGCCTGGGACGGCGACAGCGACAGCGCCGACCGCACCGTCGACACCCACGTCAAGACCTTGCGCGCCAAATTGCGCGAAGCCGGGGCGGAACCCGACCCGATCCGCACCCACCGCGGCGTCGGCTACTCGATCGAGGCATGA
- the creD gene encoding cell envelope integrity protein CreD, whose amino-acid sequence MKNMRLLLRFITVGGLALLLLIPLTMIRGTINERQAYRAEAVRSIARSYAGEQSIAGPVLVVPYVETIEVEERNDEGVVIRKVKRDGESGHWTFFADSMDVEGKVVPSSRRLGLHEVRVYELKGVLAARFQAKIPADADPNLPRKIGRPWLSYGIADVRGLAGTPRLRVGGSERPLEQGLGSRDGAGVHVRLAAPRAGETLALDSRLDFALGGTESLAISPLAKRNRIVLDSVWPHPQFNGSFLPRTRTIDAKGFHAEWEISSLATNAQAQYLAGAKAGKAGEPAPGGLDVIGLSLVDPVNVYSQADRASKYGILFIVLTFVGFAMFELIKRLPIHPLQYLLVGLALAIFFLLLLSLSEHIAFWRAYLVSAAACIGLQAFYLSHVLRSKLRGLGFAAMLTMLYAVLYGLLVSEDNALLMGSLLLFGILAAIMWVTRKVDWYELGSSLR is encoded by the coding sequence ATGAAGAACATGCGTTTGTTACTGCGTTTCATCACCGTCGGCGGCCTCGCACTGCTGCTGCTGATTCCGTTGACGATGATTCGCGGCACGATCAACGAGCGCCAGGCGTATCGCGCCGAGGCGGTGCGAAGCATCGCGCGCAGCTACGCGGGCGAGCAGAGCATCGCCGGTCCGGTGCTGGTCGTCCCTTATGTGGAAACGATCGAGGTCGAAGAAAGGAACGACGAAGGCGTGGTGATACGCAAGGTCAAGCGCGACGGAGAAAGCGGGCATTGGACGTTCTTCGCCGACTCGATGGACGTCGAAGGCAAAGTCGTGCCCTCCTCGCGGCGCTTGGGTCTGCACGAAGTGAGGGTCTACGAGCTGAAAGGCGTGCTGGCGGCGCGCTTCCAGGCGAAGATTCCGGCCGATGCGGACCCCAATCTGCCGCGCAAGATCGGCCGGCCCTGGCTGAGCTACGGTATCGCCGACGTGCGCGGATTGGCTGGTACGCCGCGCTTGCGCGTCGGCGGCAGCGAACGGCCGCTGGAACAAGGTCTCGGCAGCCGCGACGGCGCGGGCGTGCACGTCCGTCTGGCCGCGCCGCGCGCGGGCGAAACGCTGGCGCTGGACAGCCGCCTGGACTTCGCATTGGGCGGCACCGAATCCCTGGCGATCTCGCCGCTCGCCAAGCGCAACCGCATCGTGCTCGATTCGGTCTGGCCGCACCCGCAATTCAACGGCTCGTTCCTGCCGCGTACGCGCACCATCGACGCCAAGGGATTCCATGCGGAATGGGAAATCTCGTCGCTGGCCACCAATGCGCAGGCGCAATATCTCGCCGGCGCGAAGGCGGGCAAGGCGGGCGAACCCGCGCCTGGCGGGCTCGACGTGATCGGCCTTTCGCTGGTCGATCCGGTCAACGTCTATTCGCAGGCCGACCGCGCCAGCAAATACGGCATCCTTTTCATCGTGCTGACCTTCGTCGGTTTCGCGATGTTCGAACTGATCAAGCGGCTGCCGATCCATCCGCTGCAATACCTGCTGGTCGGCCTGGCGCTGGCGATCTTCTTCCTGCTGCTGCTCAGCCTGTCCGAGCACATCGCGTTCTGGCGCGCCTATCTGGTGTCGGCGGCGGCTTGCATCGGCCTGCAGGCGTTCTATCTGAGCCATGTGCTGCGCAGCAAGCTGCGAGGGCTCGGCTTCGCCGCCATGCTGACCATGCTGTACGCCGTTTTGTACGGCCTGCTGGTATCGGAAGACAACGCGCTGCTGATGGGTTCGCTGCTGCTGTTCGGCATCCTGGCCGCGATCATGTGGGTCACGCGCAAGGTCGATTGGTACGAATTGGGATCGTCGCTGCGCTGA
- a CDS encoding MmcQ/YjbR family DNA-binding protein produces the protein MKTAAVRRLVSAWPGVAEEVKWTKILVFSVGGKMFCAMHDGIEARNLAFKVETARFLEFTDRPGIVPAPFLARWHWISLNDAQALPEAETRSLIRRSYELVRGKLSRKLQREFAD, from the coding sequence ATGAAGACCGCCGCCGTACGCCGCCTCGTTTCCGCCTGGCCGGGCGTCGCGGAGGAGGTCAAATGGACCAAAATCCTGGTGTTCTCGGTCGGCGGCAAGATGTTCTGCGCGATGCACGACGGCATCGAGGCGCGGAATCTGGCCTTCAAGGTGGAAACGGCGCGCTTCCTGGAGTTCACCGACCGCCCGGGCATCGTCCCGGCGCCGTTCCTGGCACGCTGGCATTGGATCAGCCTGAACGATGCGCAGGCCTTGCCCGAAGCCGAGACCCGGTCGCTGATCCGCCGCAGCTACGAACTGGTGCGCGGCAAGCTGAGCCGCAAGCTGCAGCGGGAATTCGCGGACTAG
- a CDS encoding carbon-nitrogen hydrolase family protein — translation MKIAVAKYPIDAPRDFTEFADKQGRLLEQAAGEGAQVAVLPEFLSLELGATLGEAVRGDLQASLAGIQRHHGDWLALFGGLARETGMRIVAGTFLLADGAGRYRNRAYFFAPDGRHAWQEKLQMTGFEKKAGTIDGGDALKVFDTNGIRTGIAVCYDIEFPLPVRAQCEAGARLLIVPSCTDAAAGATRVRVGCLARALENRCYVAQSVTAGEAPWSPALDFNTGEATIYAPMDTGLPADGVVAQTQGDQVWAIADLDFEALDASRERAQVANDRDWPGQNKPGIVSAKVEPL, via the coding sequence ATGAAGATCGCCGTCGCCAAGTATCCGATCGACGCACCGCGCGATTTCACCGAGTTCGCCGACAAGCAGGGTCGTTTGCTGGAACAGGCCGCAGGCGAGGGCGCGCAGGTCGCCGTGCTGCCCGAATTCCTGTCGTTAGAGCTTGGTGCGACGTTGGGCGAGGCTGTACGCGGCGATCTACAAGCTTCGCTGGCCGGCATACAGCGCCATCACGGCGATTGGCTGGCGCTGTTCGGCGGGTTGGCGCGCGAAACCGGAATGCGCATCGTCGCCGGCACCTTCCTGCTTGCGGACGGCGCCGGACGCTACCGCAATCGCGCCTATTTCTTCGCGCCCGACGGCCGTCACGCATGGCAGGAGAAGCTGCAGATGACCGGTTTCGAGAAAAAGGCCGGCACTATCGACGGCGGCGATGCGTTGAAGGTTTTCGATACCAACGGCATCCGGACGGGCATCGCGGTCTGCTACGACATCGAGTTCCCTCTGCCGGTGCGCGCGCAGTGCGAAGCCGGCGCCCGGTTGTTGATCGTGCCGAGCTGCACCGATGCCGCTGCGGGCGCGACCCGCGTCCGCGTCGGCTGCCTGGCGCGCGCGCTGGAGAACCGCTGCTACGTGGCGCAGTCGGTGACGGCGGGCGAAGCGCCGTGGAGCCCGGCGCTGGATTTCAACACCGGCGAAGCGACGATCTACGCGCCGATGGACACGGGCTTGCCTGCGGATGGGGTCGTGGCGCAGACGCAGGGCGATCAGGTGTGGGCGATCGCCGATCTGGATTTCGAGGCGCTCGACGCCAGCCGGGAGCGAGCGCAAGTCGCCAACGATCGCGATTGGCCGGGGCAAAACAAGCCCGGCATCGTCAGCGCGAAGGTAGAGCCTTTGTAG
- a CDS encoding 23S rRNA (adenine(2030)-N(6))-methyltransferase RlmJ has protein sequence MNYRHAFHAGNHADVLKHVALLAICDALTVKPSPVFALDTHAGRGLYRLKSGSAQRTGEAEHGIGRLIAAQPRNAAVARYLKAVQACRAAQGHDAYPGSPWLLAHALREQDRIVCCELQPIEAAALKSNFAGDSRVAAHESDGYAAMKAFLPPKSGAQKIGRGLVLIDPPYEAQLNEFDAAVAALREGLQRWPEGVFALWYPIKLRRALRPFYRKAANLPAKSALVAELLVRADDSPLRMNGSGLLLLNAPWKLDAALEPALGVLLKALGDDGGSAQLEWLRSAL, from the coding sequence ATGAACTACCGCCACGCCTTCCACGCCGGCAACCATGCCGACGTGCTCAAGCACGTCGCCCTGTTGGCGATCTGCGACGCCCTGACCGTCAAGCCGTCGCCGGTTTTCGCGCTCGATACGCATGCCGGCCGCGGCCTGTACCGCCTCAAATCCGGCTCGGCCCAGCGCACCGGGGAGGCCGAGCATGGCATCGGCCGCCTGATCGCCGCGCAGCCGCGCAATGCGGCCGTCGCGCGTTACCTGAAAGCCGTCCAGGCCTGTCGCGCGGCACAGGGGCACGACGCCTATCCCGGATCTCCGTGGCTGCTGGCCCACGCCCTGCGCGAACAGGACCGCATCGTCTGCTGCGAACTGCAACCGATAGAAGCGGCCGCGCTGAAATCCAACTTCGCCGGCGATTCACGCGTCGCCGCGCACGAAAGCGACGGCTACGCGGCCATGAAAGCCTTCCTGCCGCCGAAAAGCGGGGCACAGAAGATCGGCCGCGGTCTGGTTCTGATCGATCCGCCATACGAGGCGCAGCTCAACGAGTTCGATGCCGCCGTCGCCGCGCTGCGCGAAGGACTGCAACGCTGGCCGGAGGGCGTATTCGCGCTCTGGTACCCGATCAAACTGCGCCGTGCGTTGCGGCCGTTTTATCGCAAAGCGGCGAACCTGCCGGCCAAATCCGCGCTCGTCGCCGAGTTGCTGGTGCGTGCCGACGATTCGCCGCTGCGCATGAATGGCAGCGGCCTGCTGCTGCTCAATGCGCCATGGAAGCTGGATGCAGCGCTGGAACCGGCGCTGGGCGTGCTACTCAAGGCGCTCGGCGACGACGGCGGGTCGGCGCAGTTGGAGTGGCTCCGCTCCGCTTTGTAG
- a CDS encoding GNAT family N-acetyltransferase has product MDAAPAIACFRGAAIAPYLEDVARLRIAVFRDWPYLYEGDLAYERDYLAAYAASPDSVFVLAFDGDEPVGASTGLPLADDTIEFHLPFVGRGMPVDEVFYCGESVLLPRYRGCGVGHAFFDEREAHARSLGRFAWTAFCAVDRDAGDPRRPADHRGNEVFWAKRGYERQAGMTMRLNWQESGAGDVEHALTFWLRPLERAAA; this is encoded by the coding sequence ATGGATGCCGCCCCCGCCATCGCCTGTTTTCGTGGCGCCGCCATCGCGCCTTACCTGGAAGACGTGGCCAGGCTGCGCATCGCGGTGTTCCGCGACTGGCCTTACCTGTACGAGGGCGACCTCGCCTACGAGCGCGACTACCTCGCCGCTTACGCGGCGTCGCCCGACAGCGTCTTCGTCTTGGCTTTCGACGGCGACGAGCCGGTCGGCGCCTCCACCGGCCTGCCGCTGGCCGACGACACGATCGAGTTCCATCTGCCTTTCGTCGGCCGCGGCATGCCTGTCGATGAGGTGTTCTATTGCGGCGAGTCCGTATTGCTGCCGCGATATCGCGGTTGCGGGGTCGGACATGCCTTTTTCGACGAGCGCGAGGCGCACGCCCGGTCGCTGGGACGCTTCGCGTGGACGGCCTTTTGCGCGGTGGATCGCGACGCGGGGGATCCGCGCCGTCCTGCCGACCATCGCGGCAACGAAGTATTCTGGGCGAAGCGCGGCTATGAGCGGCAAGCGGGCATGACGATGAGATTGAACTGGCAGGAAAGCGGCGCGGGCGATGTCGAGCATGCGCTGACGTTCTGGCTGCGCCCGTTGGAGCGCGCGGCCGCATGA
- a CDS encoding glycosyltransferase family 4 protein, protein MRYAIVTETYPPEVNGVALTVQGLENGLRARGHEVSVVRPRQASDSAGLEHELLVRGAPLPRYPGLRFGLPATRKLAAAWREAMPDAIYVATEGPLGWSALRAAKRLGIPAATGFHTRFDEYMRNYGAAFLQQTALRWMRRFHNKGAATLVPTRELAQFLESQRFDNVVRLPRAVDTMMFDPAKRDDALRESWGVGRDDLAVIYLGRIAPEKNLDLAVRAFRELQKIQPRARFVWVGDGPSREKLAQDHPDFVFCGVQRGQAVARHFASGDLFVFPSLSETFGNVTLEAMASGLPTVAFDYGAAREYLRDGVHGAAIRDGDDDGFVRACADIAGDAGKRRAMGAAARQAVAALRPEQVAADFDDVLMRLADTRRAYAPAAST, encoded by the coding sequence ATGCGTTACGCCATCGTCACCGAGACGTATCCGCCCGAGGTCAACGGCGTCGCCTTGACCGTGCAGGGGCTGGAAAACGGCCTGCGCGCGCGCGGCCACGAGGTGTCCGTGGTACGGCCGCGACAAGCCTCCGACAGCGCCGGACTGGAACACGAATTGCTGGTGCGCGGCGCGCCGTTGCCGCGCTACCCGGGCTTGCGTTTCGGGCTGCCGGCCACGCGCAAGCTCGCCGCCGCCTGGCGCGAGGCGATGCCCGATGCCATCTACGTGGCCACGGAGGGACCGCTCGGCTGGTCGGCGTTGCGGGCGGCGAAGCGTCTCGGGATCCCCGCCGCCACCGGCTTCCATACCCGGTTCGACGAGTACATGCGCAATTACGGCGCCGCCTTCCTGCAGCAGACCGCGCTGCGCTGGATGCGCCGATTCCACAACAAGGGCGCCGCGACCCTCGTGCCCACGCGCGAGTTGGCGCAGTTCCTGGAGTCGCAGCGCTTCGACAACGTGGTGCGCTTGCCGCGCGCGGTAGACACGATGATGTTCGACCCGGCCAAACGCGACGACGCGCTGCGCGAAAGCTGGGGCGTCGGCCGCGACGATCTCGCCGTGATCTACCTGGGCCGCATCGCGCCGGAGAAAAACCTGGACCTGGCCGTGCGCGCGTTCCGCGAGCTGCAAAAAATCCAACCGCGCGCGCGTTTCGTCTGGGTCGGGGACGGCCCTTCGCGCGAGAAGCTGGCGCAGGACCATCCCGATTTCGTGTTCTGCGGCGTGCAACGCGGCCAGGCCGTGGCGCGGCACTTCGCCAGCGGCGATCTGTTCGTGTTCCCCAGCCTCAGCGAAACCTTCGGCAACGTCACGCTGGAAGCGATGGCCAGCGGCTTGCCGACGGTGGCTTTCGATTACGGCGCCGCACGCGAATACCTGCGCGACGGCGTGCACGGCGCGGCGATCCGCGACGGCGACGACGACGGTTTCGTGCGCGCCTGCGCGGACATCGCCGGCGACGCCGGAAAACGCCGGGCGATGGGCGCCGCGGCGCGCCAGGCCGTGGCGGCGCTGCGGCCGGAACAGGTCGCGGCCGACTTCGACGACGTGCTCATGCGGCTCGCGGACACCAGGAGGGCTTATGCACCCGCTGCCTCGACGTAA
- the creC gene encoding two-component system sensor histidine kinase CreC codes for MRLGLRLFLGFFLIVGVAAFFVMRVFVDEVKPGVRQAMEANLADTANVLAALATADMKAGRIADGAFARDIAAAGRRRLGADIWGTRKERLEGRILITDARGTVVYDSRNEAVGKDYSRWNDVYRTLRGEYGARSSGETPGDRQNTVMHVAAPILDGDKIIGVLTVAKANRTMEPVIERSQRNILRKGGWLLGLSALIGLAMTAWLVRGIGRLNRYAQAVSSGERVPPPPPRRDEIGDLGRALETMRRELEGKQYVEQYVQTLTHEMKSPLAAIRGAAELLQEPLPEAERARFAAHVQGQSERLNEMIEKLLALAAVEHRRELRQSERIDAADLVAGTIEELRPRLLQAGIEAVGRAPEKPVAIDGDRFLLRQALRNLLDNAIDFAPQGSRIDVECMFEGTDVVVRVGDRGPGVPEFARERVFERFYSLPRPQGGRSTGLGLTFVREVAGLHGGSVRLSPREGGGTWAELRLPVT; via the coding sequence ATGAGGCTCGGGCTGCGCCTGTTCCTCGGTTTCTTCCTGATCGTCGGCGTTGCCGCGTTTTTCGTGATGCGGGTGTTCGTCGATGAGGTAAAGCCGGGCGTGCGCCAGGCCATGGAAGCCAACCTCGCCGATACCGCCAACGTGCTGGCGGCGCTGGCGACGGCGGACATGAAAGCCGGACGCATCGCCGACGGCGCGTTCGCCCGCGACATCGCCGCCGCGGGCCGCAGGCGATTGGGCGCCGACATCTGGGGCACGCGCAAGGAGCGGCTGGAAGGGCGCATCCTGATCACCGATGCGCGCGGCACCGTGGTCTACGATTCGCGGAACGAAGCGGTCGGGAAGGACTATTCGCGCTGGAACGACGTGTATCGCACCTTGCGCGGCGAATACGGCGCGCGCTCCAGCGGCGAAACGCCGGGAGATCGCCAGAACACGGTGATGCACGTGGCCGCGCCGATCCTGGACGGCGACAAGATCATCGGCGTGCTGACCGTGGCCAAGGCGAATCGGACGATGGAGCCGGTGATCGAGCGCAGCCAGCGCAACATCCTGCGCAAGGGCGGCTGGTTGTTGGGGCTGTCGGCCCTGATCGGCCTGGCGATGACCGCGTGGCTGGTGCGCGGCATCGGTCGTTTGAACCGGTACGCGCAGGCGGTGAGCAGCGGCGAACGCGTACCGCCGCCGCCGCCGCGCCGCGACGAGATCGGCGATCTCGGCCGCGCTCTGGAAACGATGCGGCGCGAACTGGAAGGCAAGCAATACGTCGAACAGTACGTGCAGACGCTGACCCACGAGATGAAGAGCCCGCTGGCGGCGATCCGCGGCGCGGCCGAGTTGTTGCAGGAGCCGCTGCCCGAAGCCGAACGTGCGCGCTTCGCGGCCCACGTGCAGGGCCAGAGCGAGCGACTGAACGAGATGATCGAAAAACTCTTGGCGCTGGCCGCGGTGGAACACCGCCGCGAGTTGCGGCAGAGCGAGCGCATCGATGCGGCCGATCTGGTGGCCGGGACCATCGAAGAATTGCGGCCCCGGCTGTTGCAAGCCGGTATCGAGGCCGTAGGCAGGGCACCGGAAAAACCGGTGGCGATCGACGGCGATCGCTTCCTGCTGCGGCAGGCGTTGCGCAACCTGCTCGACAATGCGATCGACTTCGCGCCCCAAGGCTCGCGCATCGACGTCGAATGCATGTTCGAAGGCACGGATGTCGTAGTTCGGGTCGGCGACCGCGGCCCGGGCGTGCCGGAATTCGCCCGCGAACGCGTCTTCGAACGCTTCTACTCGTTGCCGCGTCCGCAAGGCGGCCGCAGCACCGGCCTGGGCCTCACCTTCGTCCGCGAGGTGGCCGGCCTGCACGGCGGCAGCGTCCGGCTGTCGCCGCGCGAGGGCGGCGGTACCTGGGCCGAGCTGCGCCTGCCCGTCACCTGA